The following is a genomic window from Methanomicrobia archaeon.
ATCCCGCTCTCGGCAGGTCTGGGCTCCTCTGCCGCGACCTCCGTTGCGACCGTTGCGGCGCTCAAGGAGTACTTCGGCGTCGGTAGCGATCTCGAGCGCATACGGAGCGACGCGCACGCGGTGGAACTCCGGGTGCAGGGTGCTGCGAGCCCGATCGATACCGCCATCGCGACCCACGGCGGGTACGTGCTCGTGGAGCAGGGCACGGTGCAGCACGTGCAGTTACCCGCGTTGCAGTTGCTCGTCGGGTGCGTGGATAGCATACCGCTGAGTATGGGCACGGCAAAGGCGAGTGATCTCAGCTTGAAGACCAAAGCACTGGTTGCTGGTGTGCGAGCGCGTAAAGAGCACTTCCCTGCTATCTTCGAGGCCATAAGCAACGCGGCCGATGAGCTGACGGTGGAGGCGATCCAGGCGCTCGAAGCGGGCGATACAATAAAGCTGGGCGTATTGCTGAACAGCAATCACGGGCTGCTGGATGCGATCGGGGTGGTGCCGCGCCGGTTGAGCAGTCTCGTGAAGGTGGCACAGTCACTGGGTGCGCTGGGCGCGAAAGTGACGGGCGCTGGCGGCTCGGACGAGCTGGGTGGTATCGGCTCGGTGCTGGTGCTGCCCGGACGGAACGAAGCGAAGATACGGGCAGCGATGGAGCTTGAAGGCGCGCTCGCCATGCCGGTACGAACCGGAGGGGCGGGGTTGAAGATCGAACAGTTTGCTTCCGCGGATAGATAGATAGATAGATAGATGAACAAATAGGATAAAATTCTGCACTACCATACATAGCGTCTTCTTCAATGATTTTTCGCGTTACCATGCCTCTTGACGAAGAAATCGCTAGTTACGTTACGGAGAAGTTTGAGAACCTGCCCACAGGTGCTTGCATGGAGGCGTGGACATGTGGTTTGACGGTTTTCACCCTGGAAATCTTCCTATCCCGGTAAGTGGTGTTCCCAAACGTGGAGAAGTGCCTTAAATCCTAAAGTTCACGTTGAGCATATAGCTCTTTGCCTTGAAGAAGTCTTTGCAAAACGCAGCAACCGTTTCTGGCGGATAGTATTTACAGCTAAAAATATCGATATAGGCTGCATTTGTCTGGTTTGCAAAATGGCCCGATATCAGGCTCGTTTCAATCAGCTGGATCATGGAAAAACCAGAAACCCGTGGGTCTTCCCCGAAGTTCACGACCTGGGTCTCACCATATCGCTTCATCTCGATGAGCTCACAGAGCTTCACGACAAAGTCTTTTATTGCTCCTGCATTCCTGATTAACGCAGGGTCACAGCCCTTTAGGTCTACCGAACAAGTAAGTCCCCATGCCGCTGATCTACGATATTCTTCGAGGGCCCAGTTCTTCGTATCCATCCAGATAAGACTATCGGTCCCCTTTATAAACTTTTAAAACTGGGAACAATTACTAACAAATACGCTACTTTTTTTGGTAACTCTGTTAGAAACACATTGCACGTTCTCCGCAATGTTCTTAGGACTGAAACTCACCCATTTTAAAAAAGAACTGAAA
Proteins encoded in this region:
- a CDS encoding S-adenosylmethionine decarboxylase, translated to MDTKNWALEEYRRSAAWGLTCSVDLKGCDPALIRNAGAIKDFVVKLCELIEMKRYGETQVVNFGEDPRVSGFSMIQLIETSLISGHFANQTNAAYIDIFSCKYYPPETVAAFCKDFFKAKSYMLNVNFRI